A genomic region of Chitinophagales bacterium contains the following coding sequences:
- a CDS encoding T9SS type A sorting domain-containing protein, with the protein MNLKKLSLLLSAVLAFVNVYAQPCTYGTPDPTYWTGADDFYFGFTIDRDTTDVDTAYFTQGVDTTIFMQYLLPKKQAVTSPVTGTATVNSVQILGVAGLPIGLNYTPDSVAAANNNTYYPQDYRYGAVTICGETFATPGLKVLTVTVEGCGSLSGISQCQNQTFPLFIRVLPGSSAGVISMTPPNGCEEANINFAKQIPDPNPNLFTTEYEWDFAGLDSADGPTASYFFDSPGVYPITLTQTIYEYYISEVSVTLSGGWWGDVEEAFASQDPEPYMYVNAGGAADLVGLTSNNPSGRSRTWTGLDIAISDTSISFNAFDEDGRCPLVCSQDDDLGTAISSIIPTTSSPTTTYGFIHNNFTGAFKVNKRVLQTTEYKDTVTIYDLSTTTISAPDGLDLCQGDSLLLDAGPGFDYYQWFRDTTQLFGADSQTIKVGVPGNYYVEVLEPGNICPGFSDTVEVIIEPVSTPIINISTDGSFLYVNNPDSFQVQWYLDSVAIPGEESDTFETLGSAGPFTVSFTNDIGCEVFSAPFEQCVEGVADLLQIDPLSCNCSANDGQSYNVTSSGFALKSGSDLAWAISPVSDGLLETDAQVAAAADNELVFLSNSDGSFDLDACNLGDLAEGTYYLTPFAIEAVVQDTVVWDTLEGCRPRLEICPDIIGDQGWSINPLVFTFPNGNTVNINDEFAFGNSINQALWDIAGGICFPLTSLYLGNPNGEWKIQATNNGTGAVTVTLPPFNVFVSGDTCNLISQDQMINFDPLEITLNPGESKTVTITVPPLPADFPTVQASCRAFGQPIEFQYNGNCTSVENIEGKLETFNVYPNPNNGNFVVEFELMQPEQIHLSLYNATGQTIARESWNGVSGSYRKSYNFDNLPAGVYLIQLNTASEQMTKKVIIQ; encoded by the coding sequence ATGAACTTGAAAAAACTATCTCTTTTACTTTCGGCTGTTTTAGCTTTTGTTAATGTATATGCTCAGCCATGTACATACGGAACACCTGACCCCACCTATTGGACCGGAGCTGATGATTTCTATTTCGGTTTCACTATTGACAGAGACACAACAGATGTTGATACTGCTTATTTTACCCAGGGCGTGGATACGACTATTTTCATGCAGTATTTATTGCCTAAAAAACAAGCGGTAACAAGTCCTGTTACCGGTACAGCAACAGTAAACTCTGTTCAAATATTGGGTGTTGCCGGGTTGCCCATAGGTTTAAATTACACGCCCGATTCCGTTGCTGCCGCCAATAACAATACTTATTATCCTCAAGATTACCGCTATGGAGCAGTTACTATTTGTGGAGAAACATTTGCTACACCAGGCTTAAAAGTTTTGACTGTAACGGTTGAAGGCTGTGGTTCGCTTTCTGGGATCAGCCAATGTCAGAATCAAACTTTTCCATTATTTATAAGGGTTTTGCCAGGCTCTTCTGCTGGTGTGATTTCTATGACCCCGCCAAATGGTTGTGAAGAAGCCAATATTAATTTCGCAAAACAAATCCCTGATCCCAATCCGAATTTGTTTACAACAGAATACGAATGGGATTTTGCCGGACTGGATTCTGCAGATGGCCCTACAGCTTCTTACTTCTTTGACTCACCGGGTGTATATCCCATCACATTGACCCAGACGATTTATGAGTATTATATTTCTGAAGTTTCAGTAACACTAAGCGGTGGCTGGTGGGGTGATGTTGAAGAAGCATTTGCATCTCAGGATCCAGAACCCTATATGTATGTTAATGCTGGTGGTGCAGCAGATTTGGTTGGACTTACGTCCAATAACCCCAGCGGTAGAAGTAGAACATGGACTGGCTTGGATATTGCTATTTCAGACACTTCAATTTCCTTTAATGCATTTGATGAAGATGGCCGTTGTCCTTTGGTTTGTTCACAAGATGATGATTTAGGAACTGCAATTTCATCAATAATACCTACAACTTCCTCTCCAACTACTACTTATGGTTTCATACATAATAATTTTACTGGTGCATTTAAGGTAAATAAGAGAGTGCTTCAAACCACCGAATACAAGGATACAGTTACCATTTATGATTTGAGCACAACAACAATTTCTGCGCCCGATGGCCTTGATTTATGCCAGGGAGACAGTTTGTTGCTCGATGCTGGCCCCGGTTTTGATTATTACCAGTGGTTCAGGGATACGACCCAGCTTTTCGGAGCTGATTCCCAAACCATTAAAGTTGGTGTGCCCGGAAATTATTATGTGGAAGTGCTGGAACCCGGCAATATTTGTCCCGGATTTTCCGATACCGTAGAAGTTATAATCGAACCTGTAAGTACTCCTATAATCAATATCAGTACTGACGGTTCTTTTCTTTATGTAAACAATCCTGACAGCTTCCAGGTACAATGGTATTTGGATAGTGTGGCAATTCCTGGTGAAGAATCCGATACATTTGAAACTCTGGGTTCTGCCGGCCCTTTTACTGTGAGTTTCACCAATGATATTGGATGTGAGGTATTTTCTGCTCCTTTCGAGCAATGTGTAGAAGGCGTAGCTGATTTATTGCAGATTGATCCATTATCCTGTAATTGTTCAGCTAATGATGGTCAATCCTACAATGTGACTTCTTCAGGATTTGCCCTGAAAAGCGGAAGTGACCTTGCCTGGGCTATTAGTCCTGTTTCCGATGGGTTGTTGGAAACAGATGCGCAGGTTGCTGCAGCAGCAGATAATGAACTGGTTTTCTTATCTAACAGCGATGGCAGTTTTGATCTTGACGCTTGTAATTTGGGAGATTTAGCTGAAGGAACTTATTACCTTACACCATTTGCTATAGAGGCTGTTGTACAAGACACTGTAGTATGGGACACCCTTGAAGGATGTCGCCCAAGACTTGAAATATGCCCGGATATTATTGGAGATCAAGGTTGGTCAATTAATCCATTGGTATTTACTTTCCCTAATGGCAATACAGTTAATATTAATGATGAATTTGCATTTGGCAATTCTATTAACCAGGCATTGTGGGATATTGCCGGTGGAATTTGTTTCCCGCTTACATCCCTTTATCTCGGAAATCCAAATGGAGAGTGGAAGATACAGGCAACCAATAATGGAACAGGAGCAGTGACTGTTACTTTACCTCCGTTTAATGTTTTCGTTAGTGGAGATACTTGCAACCTTATTTCACAAGATCAGATGATTAATTTCGATCCTCTGGAAATAACTTTGAACCCGGGTGAAAGTAAAACTGTAACCATTACAGTGCCACCTTTACCGGCAGATTTCCCTACAGTACAGGCTTCATGCCGAGCATTCGGTCAGCCAATTGAGTTTCAATACAATGGCAATTGTACTTCAGTAGAAAACATCGAAGGCAAGCTGGAGACTTTCAATGTTTATCCAAACCCGAACAATGGCAATTTTGTGGTAGAATTTGAATTGATGCAACCTGAACAGATTCATTTGAGTCTATACAATGCAACAGGTCAAACAATTGCCCGTGAATCATGGAATGGCGTGTCAGGTTCTTATAGAAAAAGCTATAATTTCGATAATTTGCCTGCCGGAGTTTATTTGATTCAATTGAACACAGCAAGCGAGCAAATGACCAAAAAAGTGATAATTCAATAA
- a CDS encoding Mpo1-like protein, with product MKTVDQWLDEYGESHKNKTNKLIHWICIPLIVFSLVGLLWIIPTPAIFESSTYLNWATIVLAAALLFYIRLSIPLFIGFVIISALMVLGNATLFQMLDENWVYHLLVSVGIFVIAWIGQFIGHNIEGKKPSFFKDLQFLLIGPAWLLHFMLKSVGLPYKNS from the coding sequence ATGAAGACAGTAGATCAATGGTTGGATGAATATGGCGAAAGCCATAAAAACAAAACCAACAAGCTCATTCACTGGATATGCATACCCTTAATTGTATTCTCTTTGGTAGGCCTTCTTTGGATTATACCCACACCGGCAATTTTTGAATCGTCAACATATCTCAATTGGGCGACCATTGTTTTGGCCGCAGCATTGCTTTTTTACATCCGATTATCCATACCATTGTTTATCGGCTTTGTAATTATCTCTGCCTTAATGGTATTGGGCAATGCCACATTGTTTCAAATGTTGGATGAAAACTGGGTCTATCACTTGTTGGTTTCGGTTGGTATTTTTGTAATCGCATGGATCGGGCAGTTTATCGGGCACAATATTGAAGGCAAAAAACCTTCTTTCTTTAAGGATTTGCAGTTTTTGCTGATCGGTCCGGCCTGGCTTTTACATTTTATGTTGAAAAGTGTTGGGCTTCCTTATAAAAACAGCTGA
- a CDS encoding DUF1571 domain-containing protein, which yields MKKNLLIFSLVFFCFSVHFIQAQDQPTGQELLNKMLQSIKKVNTLTYTLKAWERLDNGSKTQYNEMLTHFQKQPLRIYVKNFSPPNEGVEVLYKENELDGKALVNAKKWLPNLKLDPYGSQLRKDQHHTIFNTGFEYLGGIVTKALNRAAKEAKSPDEINQVFVYDGDVTWNGISCYKIVLYDPTFTYEDYVVKPGDNLNTLADRRGINAYLVIDKNDNVKWFDSFPEGEQVKLPTSYAKKTILYLDKSNMLPIVQIMHDEKGQFEKYEFHDLKVNPQFAPDQFSEDYSAYGF from the coding sequence ATGAAAAAGAATCTATTGATTTTTTCACTTGTTTTCTTCTGCTTTTCAGTCCATTTTATACAAGCGCAAGACCAGCCTACCGGGCAGGAGCTTTTAAATAAAATGCTTCAATCCATTAAAAAAGTCAACACACTCACCTACACGCTAAAAGCATGGGAAAGGCTTGATAATGGAAGCAAGACACAATACAATGAGATGCTTACCCATTTTCAAAAACAACCATTGAGAATTTATGTCAAAAATTTTTCTCCGCCCAATGAAGGTGTTGAGGTTTTATACAAAGAAAATGAACTCGATGGCAAAGCACTGGTAAATGCTAAAAAATGGTTGCCCAACTTAAAACTCGATCCTTACGGTAGTCAACTGCGCAAAGACCAACACCACACAATTTTTAATACGGGTTTTGAATACCTGGGCGGAATTGTCACTAAAGCACTTAACCGTGCAGCAAAAGAAGCCAAATCCCCTGATGAGATCAACCAGGTATTTGTGTATGATGGTGATGTTACATGGAATGGCATTTCCTGCTATAAGATTGTACTCTATGATCCAACATTTACTTATGAAGATTATGTAGTGAAACCTGGTGATAATTTGAATACACTTGCCGACAGGCGTGGAATTAATGCCTACCTGGTGATAGATAAAAACGACAATGTAAAATGGTTTGACAGTTTTCCTGAAGGAGAGCAAGTCAAGCTACCTACATCTTATGCCAAGAAGACCATTTTATACCTTGATAAAAGCAATATGCTGCCCATAGTGCAAATTATGCACGATGAAAAAGGGCAGTTTGAAAAATACGAATTTCACGATCTGAAAGTGAACCCACAGTTTGCTCCTGATCAATTCAGTGAAGATTATTCAGCTTATGGGTTTTGA